DNA from Oncorhynchus masou masou isolate Uvic2021 chromosome 5, UVic_Omas_1.1, whole genome shotgun sequence:
GTTTTGCTGTTGTCAAATGTTAAAAGTAGTGATTGTGCATAGAGTGGAAAGGTTTGATCAgctttgaaatcaatgtttttgttgttgtttagcaTACATTTAAAGTAAAAAATCTGAGTCTCGCGATTCCATACCTTTAACAATTCCTACTACAGAACAAATTACTCAAAGTGTAGAACTTCAGTAGAATGCCCATTTAataaaggggaaatctgcagttgctacgTTCACTTTTTTTGGGCTTATACATTaattatatgtacccattgattcttgaaaatATAAGTTATTAATGCCTCATGAGCGTAGTTCGACTGTAATACCCCACCAGAATCCACTATATACAATCAAAACAAGGTTAAACCTATCATTTTGGATGGTCAGTCTTTGCAtccatagttctgtctatgaatttgagagtggttacatttcatCAGCCCCACCCCACAGATTTTTACAGGAACAGGGGCGGGGATCCCGCTTTGAtattgtttcaactgcagatTTCCCCTTAAAAACCACTCGTTTGGATCAACAACTGCGGCGCTTGTGCCCATGTTTTTAAGATAGTACACTactcactggtgttaatcagatctccagtctgctcttcttcctcctccaatgtgacagtaatctccccctcctcttctttcaccgTGACAATCATCGCCTCTTCCTCCCCTTTCACTCCGAAAACggcatcctcctcttcctcgtaGTCTTCCTTCACATtaacatcctcctctttcactctgaaagCTTCTTCTTCTTTCAATATAACAGCTTCATCTTTTTTAACTGtgacagcctcctctccctcctcctctttcacgagAGCTTTTTTCTCTGTCCAGCAGACCTGCTCTTCTTTAGCAAGGGACAAACTCATGGTCgaatatgttagctagctagttagcattagcgAATAGCCCACCAATGTTACTAGGCTAAGTTAATAAGTAATCTTACCGACAACGTAAATATGAAATTTTATGAAGTATAGTAAGTAACCAGACAGTGTGTTTAAAACACTGAGGTTAATATACACAAAAAATGGTCAATGAGCTCCAATGTTTCGGTGttatgttggctagctagctgtgaagatggCTGAATCAGTAGCAGTGTTGAAGCTGTTGTTGAAGAAGTGTCCCGCACCGTCCATtagattatacgtcacgcaaGAGGCACCAGCTGAAAGACTCGTATTGCCATCTGCTGACTCATGTGGGTAAACGCAATTTAACAAAAATAATATTCTTGCAATTAATTAAACACTAGGCAGGTTTTAATTTACCTAGGATAATTCGAAAAGCAATGTCGCAGAAAGAAAATCATTGCGACCTGTGTGTAACAGAAACGGCAGGAGAAATCTTCAAAAGATACAATTTTAGTCTCAGTTAAGCAGGGCTGGAATGGTCTTCTGTATAACTTTCTTTATTGCAACAAAAACATGATGGAAAATGTGCAGTTGGGGCTGTAACACAGGGTTATAAACTGGATGTGTCATCTCGTATAACATCCGGTTCAGAGTTACACCCAGCAGCCGGCTCAGAgtgacagtgccttcagaaagtattcataccccttgacttattccacattttgttgtgttaaagcctgaatgcaacatggattaaataaatacaaattctcaTTGATCTAAACACAATACACCAGAATGACAAAGTGATGTgatatgtttgcaaatttattgaaaatgcaaaatataaatatttaatttacataaatattcacatcACCGATTCAATACATGCTAGAATCACATTTGGAAgagattacagctgggagtctttcaGTCttatatttgcacattattattccATAAAATTCTTTAAGATCTGTCAAGTTGCTtgttggctttgtgttttagctgatacactttgggtggtgtatcCATACACcgagtcactacaaagatacaaacGTCCTTCCTAATTCAGTTGCCAGAGGCagaaaactgctcagggatttcaccatgaagccaatggtgactttaaaacagttacagagtttaaatggctgtgataggagaaaactgaggatggatcaacaacaattGAAGTTACTCCACAagactaacctaaatgacagagtgaaaagaaggaagcttgtacagaatacaaatattcatcAAAAAATTTGGtaaaaggcactaaagtaaatctgccaaaaatgtggcaaagaaattaacttcatgTCATGTGATTAAACCAATCACGGAATAGAAATTAACTAGGGAGTCAGGGGCACCACAGGAAAATGTTGTTTAAATAGTTACAATTTCCCGAATTGAAAtctcttcagatattttcatatcttattGATTAGTCACTTACTTATGTATTATTACCTCAGTCATATTCAAAATTTCGCAaaacccttggatatctgcacgaaccctaacAAATTATGAATCAGCGATATTCAAATTGGTGTAattatttattaactaactaactaactaaataaatcacacagaattacataaagaCACACAGGACAGGTTATACATTGGTTACTCACATGATGCactgaaaagtccctagtggactaaaccgatatgacggcttggtagacaaaggaaagaGGTGGGGACCGATAAAGAGTGGGGGAAACAAAGTGGACCCATGTACATACGGTTGATAACCACGCTCATGGAAATGCCAACTCTTTTGCACACGAACAGCTGCCCATTCGAAAATTAAATGGCAATTTACATATTTACGAGTTTATAGCTTTGTTGTCACTCTCTGTGATCGCCGGTCTGTCTGCTGAATCAGTCGACAGAAAGTCTCTGGTTTGACCACCAGAGATCAAAGTCTTTCGTAGTTGTAGCTTGTTATAATGGATACGTCAGGCGTACCAATGGTTGTTCGATAGTGAAATGTTCTCCAGAATGGATCTTTCAGAGTACCATTCGTCGTTCGATCCGTCGCATTTACCAGACTAAGGTACTCAAACAGCTGCAGACGGAATACGTAGTGTTCAGTTTTGTAGAGATTTTCTTCTTAACCATTTGTAATGTATGGACTGCGTCCCTACGTCCTCTGGTCTGTATTTAAATGGCCAACCATGTCACTTCCGCTCTATGATCTCAATGGTTGATGATTCAGGTCACAGCTAGAACCACTTCACACACCGGCAGCAACCCGGGACTTTTTCGTCGAATGTAAATTTGGTCCGAAGTGGGTTTTAtactggagtagagagggggTGTTCCATGACGCCATTGTAAATGTCTGTGctcacaggggggggggggtggccacTGCCACTGCCACTGTCTGATCATAAGTTATGAAAAACAATTCTAATTTCAAACACTAAAATCAAATTGTTATCTTCTTATTCTTATgcttaatcatttattttataCAACATTCAGGCACAAACCCCATAGTTGAGAAGTGTatacaaacaaacatacagtaatgTGGGTCTCCTGTCTTTcatgaggtcaccaaatgaaTCAAATTCGACGTCATTCCTTGATTTCCCATCGACCTTTCGAACTGTCCGGATTTACAGAAATATGGTTTCATCATTCAACCTTTTGATGTTAAAGTTTGGCCAagtctctccctgtgtcccaCAGTCACATATTCCAATTCCAATTCTACAGACTCAGAAACAGAGTACTTAAGACCGTCATAGAACTGTGGAGAAGAGACGTCATGACCTCAATACCAGGCGGTGGACCTCTAtagcaggcggtgtcagaggaaggcccaaaaattgtcaaagactccaggcaccctagtcatagacttttctctctgctaGCTAACTTAACTACCTAGCCAGCTTAACTAGCTAGCTTAGCtacctagccagctagctagtttaatTACTTAGCCAACTACCGAGCTAAACTGCCTGTGTTTATGTGAAAtcgctctttccacactgggagcagatGTAAGGCAACTCTACAGTGTGGGGTCCATGGTCTTTCAGGTTCCCTAACTCAGTAAATAtttttccacactgggagcagtggaatAGCTTCTCTCTTTCAAGGCTTCTCTGCAGTGTGTTAGCGCATGCTTTTTTTCAGGTATCTTGACTGGGTGAAACtctccacactgggagcagtggaaaAGCTATTTTCCTGTGTGTCATCTCATGTGTTTTCAGTCTCCTTAACCtgttaaaaccctttccacaaTGAGCGCATTGGAATGgattttctcctgtgtgtattcttgtGTGCTCTTTCAGATGTGATGACTTAATaaatctctttccacactgggaacattggaaaggccTCTCTCGAGAGTGAATTCTCTCATGTTTTTTCAGGTCCCCTGGGGAGAAGAATGTATTTTCACACTGGGAGCATTGATATGgtttctcttcagtgtgtgttctttCATGCAATTTTAGATACCCTGATCGTCTGAAACCTTTCCCACAATGAGAGCATTGAAAAGGCTTCTCCTctcctgtatgtattctctcGTGCTTTTTCAGGCCCCGTAACGTAAcaaaaccctttccacactgggagcaggtGTGAGGCTTTTCTTCTGTGTGTGTCCACTGATGTGTTTTTAAAGTCCATAACTGAGTAAAACACTTTCCACACAGGGAGCAGTGGAAAGGCTTCTCGCCTTTGTGTATTCTCTTATGTTTTATCAGCCCCCCTACctgagtaaaactctttccacacaaggagcagtggaaaggcttctctcctgtatgtgtcCTCTCATGAGTTTTCAGGTTCCCTATCCAGGTAAAATTCTTTCCACAATGGGAGCACTGGAAGGGCTTTTCTCCAGAGTGTACTCTTTCATGTTCTTTCTGGCTCCCTAACTGGgcaaaactctttccacaatggGAGCAGGGGaagggcttttctcctgtgtgcaTTCTCTTATGCATTTTCAGGTGCCATGATTGGGTAAAAGTCTTTCCACAATCGGAGCAGCCgtgaggcttctctcctgtgtgcctTCTCTCATGCATGTTCAAGTGCCATAAacaggtaaaactctttccacactgggagcagtggaaaggcttttctcctgtgtgtgtcctttcaTGTCTTTTCAGGCTATATAACCTGGTAAAACTCTGTCCACAATGGGAGCAGTGGaagggcttttctcctgtgtgtgtcctttcaTGTCTTTTCAGGCTATATAACCTGGTAAAACTCTGTCCACAATGGGAGCAGTGGaagggcttttctcctgtgtgtgtcttctcaTGTCTTTTCACGTCTAATAGccgggtaaaactctttccacactgcgAGCAGTGGTGTCGTCTTGCTGATGTCTCTGGCTCTGGTTCCTCTGAGTCTGGTCTTTCTCCTGCCAAAGACAAACCCAGAGTGTTTATTTAAATAGAGACCTCAATTAAATAGAGACCTCCATACGACACAACTGTCTTGCTATGAAGTTTAATCTAAATCAGATCCCTCAATAACCTGaggacagtaaaaaaaaaaatgatttaaaaaaaaacgaaATTATGTAGAGTTCCAACTCGAATCTTGCCGTCATGGAATGTCATGTTTTTAGGCTgaacagagctctataataatatatagagGACTACAGTATTTAAATCAATGTCATAGGCTGCATTTGATCCATTGATACTAATGTTTTGTTGGTGGCCCACTCTTTGATGGTAAACATCTTACACTGTGGCTTTAAAAGGGATATTGTGAGATTCTGGCAACTAgcgttagtgcaatgactggaagtcatATCCTGGTTTGAATTGGCTACTGAAACTACCTCCAACTTCCTTCACATCACCCACTGaggcataaaaatggtatccacgtgTTCGTCTGACTTTGGGAAAGTAGATACAAATACCAGGATCCCTTTAACAATTCATTAAATTAATAATTAAAAATACTGGACAAAAAAACATAAATAGGAAAACTTGTTTTTTATGAAGCTGAACATGACAGAATACAACATTTTTGTAAAaatcatatatttatttatttttatacaaaTTATACTTTATACTtgggtcggcagggtagcctagtggttggagtgttggactagtaaccggaaggttgcgagttcaatcccccgagctgacaaggtacaaatctgtcgttctgcccctgaacaggcagttaacccactgttcctaggccgtcattgaaaaaaataatttgttcttaactgacttgcctggttaaataaaataaaaataaaataaaaaggctAAAAATTGGTGGTATGGCCCAGTAGGCCATGTAACCAATCATAGCCCTCCATTAACTTGTATCTTTAAAACATCTTGCAAATCACCAGCAGAAGGTGAACTTTTTGAATCCATTTTCACATTCCTTCTGTTGGTAAAGCTTTACCGATTGGATCGTAACTCTACAAGTAGCAGAGATGCCACTCTGTAACATTGATATGCCGTATAGTatattatgttcaacaatatatatattttaatgtgCTAAATCAAACCTGTTATATTTTCAATGTGTATTTCTATTTTTCAATGTTCATAAATAACACCTCACATATTCTAGTAAAGCTTCATAAcaccctttttctctctctctttgtatcacctgcagatgaaacattatggagtcttaaaggaggactgtagcatctacagattaaacattatggagtcttaaaggaggcctgtatcACATACAGATGAAACagtatggagtcttaaaggaggactgtagcatctaatgatgaaacattatggagtcttaaaggaggactgtagcatctaataatgaaacatgatggagtcttAATTAAAGGAGGACTGTATCGAGGTAAAGGCCTAAAAATCTCACAAATATTGTAACTTCAAGTAATTATTTCTCAATGATTCTTTAAGATGCCAAATATATTCTATAAGATGTATGCTTGTATATGCCAAAGATATATGCTTTAAGATACAAATGCCAAATAGatgtcaacaatccttcctccaaagAACCCTTCTATGGATTAAATGTTGTGAGAAATACAGGGTAGGCCAGGTCTCCAAAAAGCCACTCTGGAAATTAAATGTAACGTACAAGAAGAGTGTATTATTTAAAACAATATGTCTATTATTTAACTAAATCAAAAAAGGGCACTTCTGAGCCTACTAATatgttgaataaatgaatgtgaaAAATTCATTGCATTTCTGAATCTAGACATACTCCATATTTTAGGGCCCATTATAAGGAGAATAATGACAACAAGATGTCTGTGTCATGTCTGGTTTACAGATcccaggtctgacagtataatgacaacaagatgttgtctgtatcatgtctgGTTTACAGATCCCAGGACTGACAGTATAATGACaacaagatgttgtctgtatcatgtctgGTTTACAGATcccaggtctgacagtataatgacaacaagatgttgtctgtatcatgtctgGTTTACAGATCCCAGGACTGACAGTATAATGACaacaagatgttgtctgtatcatgtacggtttaCAGATCCCAGGACTGACAGTATAATGACaacaagatgttgtctgtatcatgtctgGTTTACAGATcccaggtctgacagtataatgacaacaagatgttgtctgtatcatgtctgGTTTACAGATCCCAGGACTGACAGTATAATGACaacaagatgttgt
Protein-coding regions in this window:
- the LOC135532398 gene encoding zinc finger protein 883-like isoform X2, whose amino-acid sequence is MNSQSYSPPAEEEVCWMEKEALRVNVVVKEEDDAITVKGEEETFRMKKYKMEAITLKEEEDVKVKEEKIPFVVKKEEGIEAVALKEEETEYLVNTQPKTRQYALFWPSQSSTLKEDIRKIQEDSCVAPVSPRQFGGDDDAIHNNGERDMKDTDWFPSNRLEAESAPEKHKPAQREGGNTSLPHPSPVPGSPGRALMWGLKRLSVLLVDCRKTPGLSRTVKGGEEGDSMSSRERPDSEEPEPETSARRHHCSQCGKSFTRLLDVKRHEKTHTGEKPFHCSHCGQSFTRLYSLKRHERTHTGEKPFHCSHCGQSFTRLYSLKRHERTHTGEKPFHCSQCGKSFTCLWHLNMHERRHTGEKPHGCSDCGKTFTQSWHLKMHKRMHTGEKPFPCSHCGKSFAQLGSQKEHERVHSGEKPFQCSHCGKNFTWIGNLKTHERTHTGEKPFHCSLCGKSFTQVGGLIKHKRIHKGEKPFHCSLCGKCFTQLWTLKTHQWTHTEEKPHTCSQCGKGFVTLRGLKKHERIHTGEEKPFQCSHCGKGFRRSGYLKLHERTHTEEKPYQCSQCENTFFSPGDLKKHERIHSRERPFQCSQCGKRFIKSSHLKEHTRIHTGENPFQCAHCGKGFNRLRRLKTHEMTHRKIAFPLLPVWRVSPSQDT
- the LOC135532578 gene encoding neurofilament medium polypeptide-like isoform X2 is translated as MSLSLAKEEQVCWTEKKALVKEEEGEEAVTVKKDEAVILKEEEAFRVKEEDVNVKEDYEEEEDAVFGVKGEEEAMIVTVKEEEGEITVTLEEEEEQTGDLINTRQR
- the LOC135532398 gene encoding zinc finger protein 883-like isoform X1, whose product is MNSQSYSPPAEEEVCWMEKEALRVNVVVKEEDDAITVKGEEETFRMKKYKMEAITLKEEEDVKVKEEKIPFVVKKEEGIEAVALKEEETEYLVNTQPKTRQYALFWPSQSSTLKEDIRKIQEDSCVAPVSPRQFGGDDDAIHNNGERDMKDTDWFPSNRLEAESAPEKHKPAQREGGNTSLPHPSPVPGSPGRALMWGLKRLSVLLVDCRKTPGLSRTVKGGEEGDSMSSSKNNGERPDSEEPEPETSARRHHCSQCGKSFTRLLDVKRHEKTHTGEKPFHCSHCGQSFTRLYSLKRHERTHTGEKPFHCSHCGQSFTRLYSLKRHERTHTGEKPFHCSQCGKSFTCLWHLNMHERRHTGEKPHGCSDCGKTFTQSWHLKMHKRMHTGEKPFPCSHCGKSFAQLGSQKEHERVHSGEKPFQCSHCGKNFTWIGNLKTHERTHTGEKPFHCSLCGKSFTQVGGLIKHKRIHKGEKPFHCSLCGKCFTQLWTLKTHQWTHTEEKPHTCSQCGKGFVTLRGLKKHERIHTGEEKPFQCSHCGKGFRRSGYLKLHERTHTEEKPYQCSQCENTFFSPGDLKKHERIHSRERPFQCSQCGKRFIKSSHLKEHTRIHTGENPFQCAHCGKGFNRLRRLKTHEMTHRKIAFPLLPVWRVSPSQDT